The genomic window ATGTTACTTCAGAAGTAATTAAAGGCTTAAACGCAGAATACAGCAAAAAATAAGCTAATTCCGATTAAAATATAAATGCCCCGTATAAATCGGGGCATTTTTTTTGTGCTGTTTTTTATAAAGATCAAATTAATATGAACAATCAACATCAGGAATATATGCGGATGGCAATTGAGTTATCTGTGCAAAATGTAAGCGAAAGCATTGGTGGGCCTTTTGGAGCTGTAGTGGTAAAAGATGGGAAGTTGATTGCCAAATCGGCAAATAAGGTAACCTCTACCAACGATCCAACTGCGCATGCAGAGGTTTCGGCCATCAGGCTGGCCTGTACCGAATTAAATACTTTCGATTTAAGTGGCTGTGTAATTTACACCAGCTGTGAACCTTGTCCTATGTGTTTAGGCGCCATTTATTGGGCAAGAATTGATACGATTTATTATGCAAATACCAAGGCTGATGCCGAACACATTGGTTTTAGTGATAAATTTATTTACGAAGAGCTAGATAAGCCAATGGAAAACAGAAGCCTGCCGGTTATCCAACTGATGCGCGACGAAGCCCTGGCAGCTTTTAAGCTATGGGAAACCTCACCAATGAGGATAGAATATTAAACAGAAAAGGTGCCGAAAATCAGCACCTTTTCTGCTTGGAAATTATTGTTTATTTGCTCGATTCTTTTCCTGCCAGCAAACCGATCATCGAATCTATTTCTTTCACTACACCATCGTCAGAGCCAGAAAAACCTACAGCTTTAAACCTGATATTACCATCCCCGTCAATCACAAATTTGGTTGGGATTCCGTCAACTTTGTAGGCGCTTACCACATCAAATTTAGAAGGGTCTTTTACGTTTTTGGTATCGTATAACACATTAAAATTATATTTCTTTGCAGTAATAAAATCAGTTACCAATTTTTCTCTGTTCTCTTCTGTTTGCCAGGTATTTACAAACAGGAACACTACGTTCGGATTGCTTGCGTATTTGTTTAGGGCTTTTTGCATGCCTGGGAAAGAAGACACGCAAGGTCCGCACCAGGTTGCCCAATAATCTAAAATTACGATCTTTCCTTTCAAACTGGCTAGACTTACAGTTTCACCTTTAAGATTGGTTAATGAAAACGCTGGGGCCGGAATATTAATCATTTTTTTTGTCCATTCTGCCCGCTCTTTTTCTAATGATGCTTTTTCTAAATTAGCCAGGTAAGTTTCATAAGTCCCATCTTTTTTTAGTTTAGTATAAAGCATTTTAAATTCGTTCTTTAACGAATCATTGCCTTTACCCTCCTTAATTAATTTTTCCGCTTCAGTATAAGCTTTATCATCTTGACCATCTTTAATTAAATAAGTTACATAACGTGAAGATACATCGGGCGGAACCGTTGCATATAAAGGAATGGCCTTCTCTTGCATAGCCAAAGCTTCTTTAAATTTTCCCTGATGATATAGTAACAGTCCATAAGTGTCAGCATACATACCATAAGCGCCGTCTAAATATTTGAGGTATTCTTCTTTAGTGTTGTAATATTTTGGCATCTCATCATTTCTTGATGCTTCTATCAGTTCGAGCGATTGTTTCGAAAGCTGGGCAGCAAGCTCGATATTCTCTTTTTTCTCAGCAGAAGGCCAGGCAAAACTATTGTTATACAAACTTGCCCTGCTCATTTTATCAGTAACCTTTTTGGCGTATTCCTGAAATTTCCCAAGATCCTTAGCTTTTACAGCGCTGTTGGCCAACATACTATAAATTGAGTTCAATCTACTTTCATCTACTTTTTTAGCTGGATCAAGTTTAAAGGCGGCGATCATTTCGTCGGCCTTTTGGGTTTGTGCAGCAAAATCTTTTGCACCATAAAGTGAATTCATACCATCATTCCAGGCGT from Flavobacterium sp. W4I14 includes these protein-coding regions:
- a CDS encoding peroxiredoxin (product_source=COG1225; cath_funfam=3.40.30.10; cleavage_site_network=SignalP-noTM; cog=COG1225; pfam=PF00578; smart=SM00028,SM00671; superfamily=48452,52833) → MKTLKLLCLLVFAAGVANAQGVKFSANTPAAGSTVKFTYDPKGTNLENLADVKCTSYTFFSKSNPKSTKIELTKDGAVYKGEISTPDSVTLVGLAFSVGDKKDEAPAGYVLEFTKAGKVPAEAYLNEAFLYGLAGNYYLGLTIDPEKAVSLYKQAFALKPGLRKKNLNQYLSLEYKADKDKGTKLINENISALTKLKEPKEEDLGTALSLYSLLKKKTQADSVKAIIIKKYPTGNYAWNDGMNSLYGAKDFAAQTQKADEMIAAFKLDPAKKVDESRLNSIYSMLANSAVKAKDLGKFQEYAKKVTDKMSRASLYNNSFAWPSAEKKENIELAAQLSKQSLELIEASRNDEMPKYYNTKEEYLKYLDGAYGMYADTYGLLLYHQGKFKEALAMQEKAIPLYATVPPDVSSRYVTYLIKDGQDDKAYTEAEKLIKEGKGNDSLKNEFKMLYTKLKKDGTYETYLANLEKASLEKERAEWTKKMINIPAPAFSLTNLKGETVSLASLKGKIVILDYWATWCGPCVSSFPGMQKALNKYASNPNVVFLFVNTWQTEENREKLVTDFITAKKYNFNVLYDTKNVKDPSKFDVVSAYKVDGIPTKFVIDGDGNIRFKAVGFSGSDDGVVKEIDSMIGLLAGKESSK
- a CDS encoding guanine deaminase (product_source=KO:K01487; cath_funfam=3.40.140.10; cog=COG0590; ko=KO:K01487; pfam=PF00383; superfamily=53927), whose protein sequence is MNNQHQEYMRMAIELSVQNVSESIGGPFGAVVVKDGKLIAKSANKVTSTNDPTAHAEVSAIRLACTELNTFDLSGCVIYTSCEPCPMCLGAIYWARIDTIYYANTKADAEHIGFSDKFIYEELDKPMENRSLPVIQLMRDEALAAFKLWETSPMRIEY